The Fortiea contorta PCC 7126 genome has a segment encoding these proteins:
- a CDS encoding hemolysin family protein, translated as MSSITFEILIILVLIIANGIFSMSEMAIVSARKVRLQQLANQGDVKARAALKLAESPNQFFSTIQVGITLIGILTGAFGGATIAEKLAVYLKLVPFLEPYSQPASFGIVVIIITYLSLIVGELVPKRLALNNPEGIAAFVAIPMRALAALASPVVYLLSASTEMVLRLLGITPSAEPQVTEEEIKILIEQGTEAGTFEEAEQDMVERVFRLGDRPVSAFMTPRPDIVWLDLDDSPEENREKMIDSAYSRYPVCQEGLDNVLGVIPVTDLLARSLQGEPLDLTVGLRQPVFVPESTRGLKVLELFKQTITHMALVVDEYGVIQGLVTLNDIMSEIVGDVPSADSEEDPQAVQREDGSWLLDGMLPVESFLKLFNQQEWESEEHGSYQTLGGFVITHLGRIPAAADHFEWQGMRLEVMDMDGNRVDKVLVVPGVNRATNVKD; from the coding sequence ATGTCTTCCATCACTTTTGAAATTTTAATCATTTTGGTGCTAATTATTGCCAATGGTATATTTTCTATGTCTGAGATGGCGATCGTCTCGGCACGGAAAGTGAGATTACAACAGCTAGCTAATCAAGGAGATGTGAAAGCACGCGCAGCACTGAAACTAGCTGAGTCTCCCAATCAATTTTTTTCCACAATTCAGGTCGGCATTACCCTCATCGGTATTTTGACAGGTGCCTTTGGGGGAGCAACTATAGCCGAAAAACTGGCAGTATATTTGAAATTAGTTCCTTTTTTAGAGCCTTATAGTCAACCAGCCTCTTTTGGAATAGTAGTCATCATCATCACCTATTTGTCACTCATCGTTGGCGAACTGGTGCCCAAGCGTCTGGCTTTGAACAACCCAGAAGGAATAGCAGCGTTTGTCGCTATTCCCATGCGAGCCTTAGCGGCTCTGGCTTCCCCAGTAGTTTATCTGTTAAGTGCTTCTACAGAAATGGTACTACGGTTATTAGGGATTACCCCCTCCGCAGAGCCACAAGTTACCGAAGAAGAAATCAAAATTTTAATTGAGCAAGGCACAGAAGCAGGGACTTTTGAAGAAGCCGAGCAGGATATGGTAGAACGAGTTTTTCGTCTGGGCGATAGACCCGTCAGCGCCTTCATGACACCCCGTCCAGATATCGTCTGGCTCGACTTAGATGACTCTCCCGAAGAAAACCGCGAAAAAATGATTGATAGTGCCTACTCGCGGTATCCTGTTTGTCAAGAAGGATTGGATAATGTCCTGGGTGTGATTCCCGTCACTGATTTACTAGCTCGGAGTCTTCAGGGAGAACCTTTAGATTTAACAGTCGGATTGCGACAACCAGTATTTGTCCCCGAAAGCACCCGTGGTTTGAAAGTCTTGGAATTATTCAAGCAAACTATCACTCACATGGCTTTGGTAGTAGACGAATACGGCGTCATTCAAGGATTAGTTACTCTCAATGATATTATGAGCGAAATTGTCGGCGATGTGCCCTCTGCCGATAGCGAGGAAGACCCCCAAGCCGTGCAGCGAGAAGACGGCTCCTGGCTCTTGGATGGTATGTTACCAGTGGAATCGTTCTTAAAACTTTTCAATCAACAAGAGTGGGAATCAGAAGAACACGGTAGTTATCAAACCCTAGGCGGTTTCGTGATTACCCACCTCGGACGCATCCCCGCAGCCGCAGACCACTTTGAATGGCAAGGAATGCGTTTAGAGGTGATGGATATGGACGGCAACCGCGTTGATAAAGTTTTAGTAGTACCCGGTGTGAATCGAGCTACAAATGTCAAGGATTAG
- the lpdA gene encoding dihydrolipoyl dehydrogenase yields the protein MSQGFDYDLVIIGAGVGGHGAALHAVSCGLKTAIIEAADMGGTCVNRGCIPSKALLAASGRVRELRNAHHLKSLGIQIGSVEFDRQAIANHAGNLVAKIQGDLTNSLKRLGVDIIRGWGKVAGTQKVSVTGDGGEKTITAKDIILSPGSVPFVPPGIEVDGKTVFTSDQGVKLETLPNWVAIIGSGYIGLEFSDIYSALGCEITLIEALDQLMPGFDRDIAKLAERVLITPRDIETKVGIYAKKVIPGSPVVIELADFKTKEDVDVIEVDACLVATGRIPATQNLGLESVGVELDRRNFIPVDDSMAVLSAGEIVPHLWAIGDANGKMMLAHAASAQGIVAVENIIGHQRTVDYRSIPAAAFTHPEVSYVGLTEAQAKELGETENFAIATSRSYFKGNSKALAENEADGIAKVVYRQDTGEVLGVHIFGLHASDLIHEASAAVANRQSVQNLAHLVHAHPTLSEVLDEAYKRAVAS from the coding sequence GTGAGTCAAGGGTTTGATTATGATTTAGTGATTATAGGCGCTGGTGTGGGCGGACATGGAGCAGCCCTACACGCCGTCAGTTGTGGTCTAAAAACAGCGATTATCGAAGCAGCCGACATGGGGGGAACTTGTGTCAACCGAGGCTGTATCCCGTCGAAAGCGCTGCTAGCTGCATCTGGACGAGTGCGGGAATTACGCAACGCCCATCACCTCAAGTCACTGGGAATTCAAATCGGTAGTGTCGAGTTTGATCGTCAAGCGATCGCTAATCACGCCGGTAATCTCGTTGCTAAAATTCAAGGCGATTTAACCAACAGCCTGAAACGTCTGGGAGTTGATATCATCAGGGGTTGGGGTAAAGTAGCAGGGACGCAAAAAGTCAGCGTCACTGGCGATGGTGGTGAAAAAACCATCACAGCCAAAGATATCATCCTCTCTCCCGGTTCCGTGCCTTTCGTTCCTCCAGGAATTGAAGTAGATGGCAAAACCGTATTTACCAGTGACCAAGGTGTCAAATTAGAAACCTTACCCAACTGGGTAGCGATTATTGGTAGTGGCTACATCGGGTTAGAATTTTCTGACATTTACTCAGCTTTAGGCTGCGAAATCACCTTGATTGAAGCTTTGGATCAGTTAATGCCAGGATTTGATCGTGACATCGCCAAACTCGCAGAACGAGTGTTAATTACACCCCGCGACATCGAAACCAAAGTAGGGATATACGCCAAAAAAGTCATCCCAGGTTCACCAGTAGTGATCGAATTAGCAGACTTTAAAACCAAAGAAGATGTAGACGTGATCGAGGTAGATGCTTGCTTAGTAGCTACCGGACGCATCCCCGCTACACAAAATTTGGGTTTAGAGTCAGTGGGTGTAGAACTAGATCGACGCAACTTTATTCCCGTCGATGACAGCATGGCAGTATTATCAGCCGGTGAAATCGTACCGCATCTATGGGCAATTGGCGACGCCAACGGGAAAATGATGTTAGCCCACGCCGCCTCAGCTCAAGGCATCGTTGCCGTAGAAAATATTATTGGTCATCAGCGGACAGTAGACTATCGTAGCATCCCCGCCGCCGCATTTACCCACCCAGAAGTTAGCTATGTCGGCTTGACAGAAGCCCAAGCCAAAGAACTAGGTGAAACAGAAAATTTTGCGATCGCTACCAGTCGCAGTTACTTCAAAGGCAATTCTAAAGCCCTAGCTGAGAACGAAGCCGACGGCATCGCCAAAGTAGTGTATCGTCAGGACACAGGGGAAGTATTAGGAGTACACATCTTTGGACTGCACGCCTCAGACTTAATCCATGAAGCCTCAGCCGCAGTCGCCAACAGACAATCAGTCCAAAACCTCGCTCATCTAGTCCACGCCCACCCCACACTTTCCGAAGTGCTGGACGAAGCGTATAAAAGAGCAGTAGCCAGTTAA
- a CDS encoding SWIM zinc finger family protein — MSIPNFSEFTIRRNTNSKSFQRGESYYEADAVITVVQRGNVLQAKVEGSEATPYRVNINFDSTGLTSVHCTCAYDFEGWCKHIVATMLVCLRQPETIAERPTLEQLLDRLNHLQTQRLVQDLVAQYPKLVDAVDRYVSLNTETVSKKILTQPIRLITVNPKPVQERVRKILQDAERSLEYGEEEDLITEELLSLIQTAVDLSERKDGNNAIAILEAITSACVENWHGVAEYGIDNDEIVWELNDAWCEAILTAEFTAAEKVDIQVNLEAWQDEWNADFGLVLEALHQGWDYPPLLQIFQGKTNQRGAWSEIATDNAESLALIRLKILEREERYQDYLYLAAAAGLNQQYLTMLARLGRVEAALEAAPTHMDTVETAFALAKILTEQGSLPQALDIAQTGLNLPGNCQYQLGIWMSDLAEALENRESALLARKTTFQIKPSFFDYQKIADLAGEDWANVKTELLTIIRSSGGWETASAKIDIYLFEGLIDDAIALVSQLGSYHVELVHRVMNAAITHNPDWVISNACHRAESIMNAGKAEYYSDAVEWLKKARAAYINSGRQAEWSSYRTILMQTHARKRKLMGMFTQRDMS, encoded by the coding sequence ATGTCTATTCCCAATTTTAGTGAATTTACTATCCGCCGAAATACTAATTCTAAATCTTTTCAGCGGGGCGAGTCGTACTATGAGGCTGATGCTGTCATTACAGTGGTTCAGCGTGGTAATGTGTTACAGGCTAAGGTGGAAGGCAGCGAAGCTACCCCCTATCGTGTCAATATCAATTTTGATAGCACTGGTTTGACTTCAGTTCACTGTACCTGTGCTTACGATTTTGAGGGTTGGTGTAAGCATATCGTGGCGACAATGCTGGTTTGTTTGCGTCAACCAGAAACGATCGCCGAACGCCCTACCCTAGAACAGCTACTTGATCGCTTGAATCATCTCCAAACCCAAAGGTTAGTCCAAGATTTGGTAGCGCAATATCCCAAATTAGTTGACGCCGTGGATCGCTATGTCAGCTTGAATACAGAGACTGTATCAAAAAAGATATTGACACAACCTATCCGGTTGATTACTGTGAATCCAAAACCCGTGCAGGAGAGGGTAAGGAAAATTCTTCAGGATGCAGAACGCAGTTTAGAATATGGTGAAGAAGAAGACCTCATCACCGAAGAATTACTGAGTTTAATCCAGACAGCGGTAGACTTGAGCGAACGCAAAGATGGCAATAATGCGATCGCTATTTTAGAGGCGATTACATCAGCATGTGTAGAAAATTGGCACGGTGTCGCCGAGTATGGTATCGATAATGATGAGATTGTTTGGGAATTAAACGACGCTTGGTGTGAAGCAATTCTCACCGCTGAATTCACCGCAGCGGAAAAAGTCGATATCCAAGTTAACTTAGAAGCATGGCAAGATGAGTGGAATGCTGACTTTGGATTAGTTTTAGAAGCTTTGCATCAAGGTTGGGATTATCCACCATTGTTACAGATATTCCAAGGAAAAACTAATCAACGCGGTGCATGGTCAGAAATAGCCACAGATAATGCTGAGAGTTTGGCACTAATTCGCCTGAAAATTCTGGAACGGGAAGAGCGTTATCAAGATTATTTGTATTTAGCAGCAGCTGCTGGGTTAAATCAGCAATATTTAACTATGTTAGCGCGCTTGGGTAGAGTGGAAGCAGCCCTAGAAGCAGCACCAACTCATATGGATACAGTAGAAACTGCTTTTGCACTGGCTAAAATTCTCACAGAACAAGGCTCATTACCGCAAGCATTAGATATTGCTCAAACTGGATTAAATTTACCTGGGAATTGTCAATATCAATTGGGAATTTGGATGAGTGATTTAGCCGAAGCTTTGGAGAATCGAGAATCGGCTTTATTAGCGAGAAAAACTACCTTCCAAATCAAGCCTTCCTTTTTTGATTACCAAAAAATAGCAGACTTGGCTGGGGAAGATTGGGCGAATGTCAAAACAGAATTATTAACTATTATCCGTAGTTCTGGTGGTTGGGAGACAGCATCAGCAAAAATAGATATCTATTTATTTGAGGGATTAATTGATGATGCGATCGCTTTAGTGAGTCAACTCGGTTCCTACCATGTAGAATTAGTCCACCGTGTGATGAATGCTGCTATTACCCATAATCCCGACTGGGTAATTAGCAATGCTTGTCACCGCGCCGAATCAATTATGAATGCAGGTAAAGCTGAATATTACAGCGATGCTGTTGAATGGTTGAAAAAAGCACGCGCTGCTTATATTAATTCTGGGAGACAAGCCGAGTGGTCAAGCTATCGCACTATTTTAATGCAAACTCATGCCCGTAAGCGTAAATTGATGGGAATGTTTACACAACGGGATATGAGTTAG
- the mfd gene encoding transcription-repair coupling factor gives MPFSSVVRALARSPLTTEFLSKLSRQQELRLNGVPRLPKGLVASALAQNSDRNLFVVCATLEEAGRAYAQLEAMGWKNVHFYPTSEASPYEPFDPETEMTWGQMQVLADLLKSQESKMAIVATTGALQPHLPPKEAFIPFCLTLNKGMEFDLDDFSIQMATLGYERVPLVETEGQWSRRGDIVDVFPVASELPVRLEWFGDEIEQIREFDPGTQRSALDKINQIILTPTSFTPIILKALQDSSQLQVLKKETEVTGELTDESGLLEGSRRFLGLAFAQPASVLDYLGENTLVAIDEPEQCYAHSDRWVENAEEQWRLSTGDGGELAELPKIHRSFDESLAAAVGFPKLYLSELAEENSGINLASRPVPVTPHQFAKLADTLRQERDRNFSTWLISAQPSRSVSLLQEHDCPAQFIPNPRDYQAIDKLQINHIPVALKYTGLAELEGFILPTYRLVIVTDREFYGQHSLATPSYIRKRRQAASKQVDPNKLRPGDYVVHRSHGIGKFVKLESLTINEETRDYLVVQYADGLLRVAADQVGSLSRFRATGDKAPELHKMSGKAWENTKSKVRKAIKKLAVDLLKLYAARSQQHGFPYPQDMPWQEEMEDSFPYQPTTDQLKATQDVKRDMESDRPMDRLVCGDVGFGKTEVAIRAIFKAVTAGKQVALLAPTTILTQQHYHTLKERFAPYPVNVGLLNRFRTAEERRDIQKRLATGELDVVVGTHQLLGKGVSFRDLGLLVVDEEQRFGVNQKEKIKSLKTQVDVLTLSATPIPRTLYMSLSGIREMSLITTPPPSRRPIKTHLAQMSTETIRSAIRQELDRGGQVFYVVPRVEGIEETTSKLREIVPSARFTVAHGQMDEGQLESTMLTFNNGDADILVCTTIIESGLDIPRVNTILIEDAHRFGLAQLYQLRGRVGRAGIQAHAWLFYPQQRALSDAARQRLRAIQEFTQLGSGYQLAMRDMEIRGVGNLLGAEQSGQMDAIGFDLYMEMLEESIREIRGQEIPQVSDTQIDLNLTAFIPADYIPDLDQKMSAYRAVAVAKSKAELTQIGVDWSDRYGAIPVPASQLLRVMELKQLAKKLGFSRIKPENKQHVILETPMEEPAWNLLAGNLPESLKSRFVYSPGKVTVRGLAVMKADKQLQSLIDAFGKMQGAIPEVAVN, from the coding sequence ATGCCCTTTTCTTCTGTTGTGCGTGCTTTGGCGCGATCGCCACTCACCACCGAATTTCTCTCCAAACTCAGCCGTCAACAAGAACTGCGGTTAAATGGTGTTCCCCGGCTCCCCAAGGGCTTGGTGGCTTCGGCTTTGGCACAAAATTCTGACAGGAATTTGTTTGTGGTGTGCGCCACTTTAGAAGAAGCAGGACGCGCCTATGCACAGTTGGAGGCGATGGGATGGAAAAATGTGCATTTTTACCCCACCTCTGAGGCGTCTCCTTACGAACCTTTCGACCCCGAGACGGAGATGACTTGGGGACAGATGCAGGTTTTAGCGGATTTGCTCAAGAGTCAAGAGTCAAAAATGGCGATCGTGGCGACTACTGGCGCTCTACAGCCACATTTACCGCCAAAAGAGGCGTTTATCCCTTTTTGCTTGACTTTAAACAAGGGGATGGAATTTGATCTAGATGATTTCAGCATCCAGATGGCAACTCTGGGCTACGAACGGGTACCGTTGGTAGAAACGGAAGGTCAGTGGAGTCGGCGGGGTGATATTGTGGATGTCTTCCCTGTGGCTTCAGAATTACCAGTGCGGCTGGAATGGTTCGGTGATGAAATCGAGCAAATCCGCGAATTTGATCCGGGTACCCAGCGTTCTGCTCTTGACAAAATTAACCAAATTATCCTCACGCCGACTAGTTTTACACCGATTATCCTCAAAGCATTGCAAGATAGCTCTCAATTGCAAGTGCTGAAAAAAGAAACCGAAGTGACTGGGGAACTGACAGATGAATCAGGACTGTTGGAAGGAAGTCGGCGCTTTTTGGGGTTGGCTTTTGCACAACCAGCGTCTGTACTCGACTATTTGGGCGAAAATACCTTAGTTGCCATTGATGAGCCAGAACAGTGTTATGCTCACAGCGATCGCTGGGTAGAAAATGCTGAGGAGCAGTGGCGATTGAGCACTGGTGATGGGGGAGAGCTTGCGGAACTACCAAAAATCCATCGGTCTTTTGATGAGTCTTTAGCAGCAGCGGTGGGATTCCCCAAATTATATTTATCAGAATTGGCAGAAGAAAATAGCGGCATTAATCTTGCTAGTAGACCTGTCCCGGTGACACCACACCAGTTTGCGAAACTTGCAGATACATTGCGCCAAGAGCGCGATCGCAATTTCTCGACTTGGTTAATTTCGGCTCAACCTTCCCGTTCTGTTTCCCTACTCCAAGAGCACGACTGTCCGGCTCAGTTTATCCCCAATCCCCGCGATTACCAAGCCATCGATAAGCTGCAAATTAATCACATTCCCGTTGCCCTCAAGTATACCGGGCTGGCTGAATTAGAAGGCTTTATTTTACCTACCTATCGCCTAGTAATTGTCACTGACCGCGAATTTTATGGGCAACATTCCCTAGCTACTCCTAGTTATATCCGCAAGCGTCGCCAAGCGGCTTCTAAACAAGTTGATCCGAATAAGTTGCGTCCAGGGGATTATGTAGTCCACCGCAGCCACGGGATTGGTAAATTTGTCAAGCTGGAAAGCTTAACGATTAATGAAGAAACCCGCGATTATTTGGTGGTGCAGTATGCTGATGGGTTACTGAGAGTTGCGGCTGATCAGGTGGGTTCCTTGTCTCGGTTCCGCGCGACTGGAGATAAAGCGCCAGAACTGCACAAAATGTCGGGTAAAGCTTGGGAAAATACCAAGAGCAAAGTTCGCAAAGCCATCAAGAAATTGGCTGTGGATTTATTGAAATTGTATGCAGCGCGATCGCAGCAACATGGTTTTCCCTATCCCCAAGATATGCCTTGGCAAGAGGAAATGGAAGATTCTTTCCCCTACCAACCGACAACCGACCAGCTCAAAGCCACCCAAGATGTGAAGCGGGATATGGAGAGCGATCGCCCAATGGATCGTTTGGTTTGCGGTGATGTTGGTTTTGGAAAAACCGAAGTTGCTATCCGCGCTATTTTCAAAGCGGTGACTGCTGGTAAACAAGTCGCGCTGCTCGCACCAACCACGATCCTGACGCAACAACATTACCACACCCTCAAAGAACGCTTCGCCCCCTACCCAGTCAATGTAGGATTGCTCAACCGCTTCCGCACCGCTGAAGAACGGCGCGACATTCAAAAGCGCCTAGCCACAGGGGAACTGGATGTAGTCGTTGGTACACACCAACTTTTAGGAAAAGGTGTGTCGTTCCGCGATTTGGGATTGTTGGTGGTGGATGAAGAACAGCGGTTTGGGGTGAACCAAAAAGAAAAAATCAAATCCTTGAAAACCCAGGTAGATGTCCTGACTCTCTCCGCTACCCCGATTCCTCGTACCTTGTATATGTCTTTGTCAGGGATTCGGGAAATGAGCTTGATTACCACACCGCCCCCATCCCGTCGCCCCATTAAAACTCACCTTGCACAGATGAGCACAGAAACCATCCGTAGTGCAATTCGTCAAGAATTAGACAGAGGCGGACAAGTTTTTTATGTAGTTCCACGGGTGGAAGGCATCGAAGAAACCACATCAAAATTGCGGGAAATCGTCCCGTCAGCGAGATTCACTGTGGCTCATGGTCAAATGGATGAAGGACAATTAGAATCGACCATGCTCACCTTTAATAATGGTGACGCAGATATTCTCGTTTGTACGACAATTATTGAGTCTGGTTTAGATATTCCCCGCGTCAACACCATCTTAATTGAAGATGCTCACCGCTTCGGCTTGGCACAATTGTATCAATTGCGTGGTCGCGTCGGGCGTGCAGGGATACAAGCCCACGCTTGGCTATTTTACCCCCAACAGCGGGCGTTATCCGACGCAGCGCGGCAGAGACTGCGGGCGATTCAAGAATTCACGCAATTGGGTTCTGGGTATCAGTTAGCGATGCGGGATATGGAAATTCGGGGTGTGGGTAACTTGTTGGGTGCGGAACAATCTGGTCAAATGGATGCGATCGGGTTTGATTTGTATATGGAAATGTTAGAAGAGTCAATTAGAGAAATTCGCGGTCAGGAAATTCCTCAAGTCAGCGATACGCAAATTGACCTCAACTTGACAGCATTTATCCCTGCTGATTATATCCCCGATTTGGATCAAAAGATGAGTGCTTATCGAGCAGTGGCGGTGGCAAAATCCAAAGCCGAGTTAACCCAGATTGGTGTGGATTGGAGCGATCGCTATGGTGCTATTCCTGTTCCTGCTAGTCAATTATTGCGGGTAATGGAACTCAAACAGCTAGCGAAAAAGTTAGGATTTAGCCGCATTAAACCGGAGAATAAGCAACACGTCATTTTAGAAACGCCGATGGAAGAACCAGCTTGGAATTTGTTAGCTGGGAATTTACCAGAAAGTCTCAAGTCCCGTTTTGTCTACTCTCCTGGGAAGGTAACAGTCAGGGGTTTAGCTGTGATGAAAGCAGATAAACAGTTGCAAAGTTTAATTGATGCTTTTGGGAAAATGCAAGGAGCGATTCCGGAAGTAGCTGTCAATTAA
- a CDS encoding sucrose synthase, translating to MSELIQTLLDGEERSDLRSFVSELRQQEKKYLLRNDIVNVYNEYCVKYHKSEKFCSSSDLGKLIYYTQEIIQEESNFCFIIRPKIANQQVYRLTDDLSLEAMTVEELLDVRDRFVNRFNPNEGDLLELDFAPFYDYSPIIRDPKNIGKGVQYLNRYLSSKLFQDAKQWLESLFSFLRLHQYNGIQLLINDRIKTHQQLSEQVKKAIAIVSARPSDELYEEFRFTLQTMGFEPGWGNTAQRVQETLSILDELIDSPDPQTLEAFISRIPMIFRIVLVSAHGWFGQEGVLGRPDTGGQVVYVLDQAKNLEKQLQEDVILAGLEGLNVQPKVIILTRLIPNSDGTHCNQRLEKVHGTENAWILRVPLREFNPNLTQNWISRFEFWPYLETYAIDAEKELKAELQGRPDLIVGNYSDGNLVAFLLARRMKVTQCNIAHALEKSKYLFSNLYWQDLEDKYHFSLQFTADLIAMNAANFIISSTYQEIVGTPDSVGQYESYECFTMPDLYHVVKGIELFSPKFNVVPPGVSEKYYFPYTQNQDRVESDRQRITEMLFTLDDPSQIFGKLDDPDKRPIFSMARLDRIKNLTGLAECFGKSPELQAHCNLILVAGKLRVEESGDNEERDEIIKLYQIIEQYNLHGKIRWLGVRLSKNDSGEIYRVIGDRQGIFVQPALFEAFGLTILEAMISGLPTFATQFGGPLEIIQNRVNGFYINPTNLEETAAKILDFVTNCEQNPNYWHQISQQAINRVYSTYTWKIHTTKLLSLARIYGFWNFTSQENREDLLRYLEALFYLIYKPRAQQLLEQHQYR from the coding sequence ATGTCAGAACTGATCCAAACGCTCTTAGACGGTGAAGAACGGAGCGATTTGCGTTCCTTTGTGAGTGAGTTACGCCAGCAAGAGAAAAAGTATCTGCTCAGGAACGACATAGTGAATGTGTATAACGAGTATTGCGTCAAGTATCACAAGAGTGAGAAATTTTGCAGCAGTTCTGACTTAGGTAAACTGATTTACTATACTCAAGAAATAATTCAAGAAGAGTCCAATTTTTGCTTTATTATTCGCCCCAAAATTGCTAATCAGCAAGTGTATCGATTGACGGACGATTTGAGTCTGGAAGCGATGACGGTGGAGGAGTTGCTAGATGTGCGCGATCGCTTTGTTAATCGATTCAATCCTAACGAAGGCGATTTGCTCGAACTTGATTTCGCTCCATTTTATGACTATTCGCCGATAATCCGTGACCCAAAAAATATCGGTAAAGGCGTCCAGTATCTCAACCGTTATTTATCTAGTAAGTTATTTCAAGACGCTAAACAATGGCTAGAAAGTTTATTTAGCTTTTTGCGTCTGCATCAATATAATGGCATCCAGTTACTGATTAACGATCGCATCAAAACCCACCAGCAACTTTCCGAACAAGTGAAAAAAGCGATCGCAATTGTGAGCGCTCGTCCCAGCGATGAATTATACGAAGAATTCCGCTTCACCTTACAAACAATGGGTTTTGAACCGGGGTGGGGAAATACAGCCCAGCGTGTCCAAGAAACCTTAAGCATTCTTGATGAATTAATCGACTCTCCCGACCCCCAAACTCTCGAAGCTTTCATTTCTCGCATCCCGATGATTTTTAGAATCGTCCTCGTATCAGCCCACGGTTGGTTTGGTCAAGAGGGTGTATTGGGACGTCCTGACACTGGTGGTCAGGTAGTTTATGTCTTAGATCAGGCGAAGAATCTCGAAAAGCAATTGCAAGAAGATGTGATTCTCGCTGGTTTAGAAGGATTAAATGTCCAACCAAAAGTAATTATTCTCACCCGGCTAATTCCTAACAGTGACGGTACACATTGTAACCAGAGACTAGAGAAAGTCCATGGTACAGAAAATGCTTGGATTTTGCGCGTTCCTTTGCGAGAATTCAACCCTAACCTGACTCAAAACTGGATTTCTCGATTTGAGTTTTGGCCTTATTTAGAAACTTACGCGATTGATGCAGAAAAAGAACTAAAAGCAGAATTACAAGGTAGACCAGATTTAATTGTTGGTAACTATTCTGATGGGAATTTAGTAGCCTTTTTATTAGCACGGCGGATGAAAGTCACCCAGTGTAACATTGCTCATGCTTTAGAAAAATCCAAATATTTATTTAGTAACCTTTATTGGCAAGATTTAGAAGATAAATATCATTTTTCTCTGCAATTTACCGCTGATTTAATTGCGATGAATGCTGCCAATTTTATTATTAGCAGCACCTACCAAGAAATTGTCGGTACTCCTGATAGCGTAGGACAATATGAGTCTTATGAATGCTTCACTATGCCAGACTTATATCATGTAGTCAAAGGTATAGAATTATTCAGTCCTAAATTTAACGTTGTTCCACCAGGAGTGAGTGAAAAATATTATTTTCCTTACACGCAGAATCAAGACCGAGTAGAGAGCGATCGCCAGCGCATTACAGAAATGCTCTTTACCCTAGACGACCCCAGTCAAATATTCGGAAAACTCGACGACCCCGACAAGCGCCCCATCTTCTCAATGGCGCGTCTTGACCGTATTAAAAACCTCACCGGTTTAGCGGAATGCTTCGGTAAAAGTCCAGAATTACAAGCGCATTGTAACCTAATTTTAGTCGCGGGAAAATTGCGTGTCGAAGAATCTGGAGACAACGAAGAACGAGACGAAATTATCAAACTTTACCAAATTATTGAACAGTACAACCTCCACGGCAAAATTCGTTGGTTAGGTGTACGTTTATCAAAAAACGACTCAGGTGAAATTTATCGAGTCATTGGCGATCGCCAAGGAATATTTGTCCAACCTGCTCTATTTGAAGCCTTCGGTTTGACAATTTTAGAAGCAATGATTTCCGGATTACCAACCTTCGCCACTCAATTCGGCGGACCCTTAGAAATTATTCAAAATCGGGTCAACGGCTTTTATATCAACCCAACAAACTTAGAAGAAACAGCCGCTAAAATTCTCGATTTCGTCACTAATTGCGAACAAAACCCAAATTATTGGCACCAAATTTCTCAACAAGCCATCAACCGAGTTTATAGTACCTACACCTGGAAAATTCACACCACAAAATTACTATCCCTAGCCCGGATTTACGGCTTTTGGAACTTTACCTCTCAAGAAAATCGAGAAGACTTATTACGCTATCTCGAAGCCTTATTCTATTTAATTTACAAACCCAGAGCACAACAACTGTTAGAACAACACCAATATCGCTAA